One stretch of Anaerolineae bacterium DNA includes these proteins:
- a CDS encoding response regulator, with protein MVPRTLDWLGILGALPVLAVVALGLQHQIESPWDGMQWMGPQFAVVRVVEGGPAHSAGIRIGDEVLELNGVPPEQRFPLYPEEVGDPVEVTVRRQGEVTTMTMLLGARPAGDLVLKLSNLGTALLFSVLSLAFSVGERRSRAGLSFTLFYQLLAGAIACGSLSGAQLGWAIRGFEACLVLLVPSVLFISSSFPLFRDEFWVRAVRWASVGVAAILLVPVLLLPTPDLLGSGYGYLAYQVSLLVLLGSAALGVCIVWQSFRRTVDASARSATRISLLGLVVSVLPLFGLYLIPRFLMGRAVVSAEISLLFLTVLPLYHGFAITRRRFYGLETVLPPVSAAVISGLVFVSTMLCCVWVTRLAWPGGGESAIMGGMVLGAVLLAVMNVPVISGSRRLVHHAFYGQAYDFQSVVSEMSRDLTQAVGRDELGAVVVQTLCRRMNLAGAMLLSTRKDGGHLALEASAGWANPVLDAGAGLDMDGALARSLVDHGSPQRREGLQQRLQGVALDPVERQLLDDERLALWAPVVVKGALRGVVVLGQKLKDALFSREDLEIAATLAGQIGVSMENADLYDHLRAEMRKLQEMQDQLVQAEKLSAVGELVSGVAHELNNPLTAVIGYAELLRSELADEQTRKDVENILRSAERSRRIVRNLLTFARRQRTERRMVDVNEIIRQTIEIQAYQLRVDNITVETQLEPDLPFTAADSSQLQQVFLNVIMNAHQAIRSIRDRGKITVTSRLARPDVIRISIEDDGPGVAPEIAGRIFDPFFTTKEVGVGTGLGLSICYGIVSGHGGRIWVDSPPGGGATFIIELPVQKVVASVDKPAEPPPEIYAGTRVLVVEDEVAVAAVLHRLLTKKGCQVESVGSAVEALQRLESGRYDVIISDIRMPGMSGIALWEQLRTERPEQASKVIFVTGDMASVDTSEFLRSAGQPVLPKPFGADELARAMADIQVKRG; from the coding sequence GTGGTACCCAGAACACTGGACTGGCTGGGTATCCTGGGTGCGCTGCCGGTGCTGGCAGTGGTGGCGCTTGGTCTGCAGCACCAGATCGAGTCCCCTTGGGATGGCATGCAGTGGATGGGGCCGCAGTTTGCCGTGGTACGAGTCGTCGAAGGCGGCCCTGCCCACAGCGCCGGCATCCGTATAGGAGACGAGGTCCTCGAGCTCAATGGTGTGCCGCCCGAGCAACGCTTCCCCCTCTACCCAGAGGAAGTGGGGGATCCAGTTGAGGTAACGGTTCGACGGCAGGGCGAGGTCACCACGATGACCATGCTGCTGGGCGCCCGCCCGGCGGGCGATCTCGTCCTCAAGCTCAGCAACCTAGGCACAGCCCTGCTCTTCTCAGTCTTGAGCCTGGCCTTCTCAGTGGGCGAGCGGCGTTCCCGGGCCGGGCTCTCGTTCACGCTCTTCTACCAACTCTTGGCGGGGGCCATTGCTTGTGGGTCCCTGTCCGGGGCCCAGCTGGGATGGGCCATTCGAGGCTTCGAGGCTTGTCTGGTCCTTCTGGTGCCGAGCGTCTTGTTCATCTCCTCCAGCTTCCCCCTATTCCGGGATGAGTTCTGGGTCAGAGCAGTGCGGTGGGCCTCCGTCGGCGTGGCGGCGATCCTGCTAGTGCCGGTGCTGCTCCTGCCGACTCCGGATCTGCTCGGCTCGGGATATGGGTACCTCGCCTATCAGGTCAGTCTCCTGGTGCTTCTGGGGTCGGCGGCCTTGGGCGTGTGCATCGTCTGGCAGTCCTTCCGGCGCACCGTTGACGCAAGCGCAAGATCCGCCACTCGAATCTCACTACTCGGGTTGGTCGTATCAGTTCTGCCTCTCTTTGGTCTCTACTTGATCCCCCGGTTCCTCATGGGCCGGGCGGTTGTGTCGGCCGAGATCTCTCTCCTGTTTCTCACCGTGTTGCCGTTGTACCACGGCTTCGCCATCACTCGGCGTCGCTTCTACGGGTTAGAGACGGTCCTCCCACCGGTGTCGGCCGCCGTCATCAGCGGTCTGGTGTTCGTCTCCACTATGCTATGCTGCGTGTGGGTGACCCGGCTGGCCTGGCCGGGCGGTGGGGAGAGCGCCATCATGGGGGGTATGGTGCTGGGAGCAGTGCTGCTGGCGGTGATGAACGTACCCGTCATCAGTGGGTCCCGGCGTCTGGTGCATCACGCCTTCTATGGCCAGGCATATGACTTCCAGTCCGTGGTGTCGGAGATGTCGCGCGACCTGACCCAGGCGGTGGGCCGGGACGAGTTGGGCGCGGTGGTGGTCCAGACTCTGTGTCGGCGGATGAACCTGGCAGGAGCCATGCTTCTGAGCACTCGCAAGGATGGCGGGCACCTGGCACTGGAGGCGAGCGCAGGCTGGGCCAACCCAGTGCTGGATGCTGGCGCCGGGCTGGACATGGATGGAGCCCTGGCTCGGAGCCTGGTGGACCATGGCTCGCCTCAGAGGAGAGAAGGGCTGCAGCAAAGACTGCAAGGCGTGGCTCTTGATCCGGTGGAGCGGCAGCTACTTGACGACGAGCGTCTAGCCCTCTGGGCTCCGGTGGTGGTCAAGGGGGCCCTGCGAGGCGTTGTCGTGCTGGGCCAGAAGCTCAAGGATGCCCTCTTCAGCCGAGAGGATCTGGAGATCGCTGCCACGCTGGCGGGGCAGATAGGGGTCAGCATGGAGAATGCCGACCTCTACGACCATCTGCGGGCAGAGATGCGCAAGCTTCAGGAGATGCAGGACCAGCTAGTCCAAGCCGAGAAGCTGTCGGCGGTGGGCGAGTTGGTGAGTGGTGTGGCGCATGAACTGAACAACCCTCTGACTGCGGTCATCGGCTACGCTGAGCTTCTGCGCTCCGAGCTCGCCGATGAGCAGACGCGCAAGGACGTGGAGAACATACTGCGCTCGGCCGAGCGCTCCCGCCGCATCGTGCGCAACCTGCTCACGTTCGCTAGAAGGCAGCGCACTGAGAGGCGCATGGTGGATGTGAACGAGATCATCCGCCAGACCATCGAGATACAGGCTTACCAGCTTCGGGTGGACAACATCACGGTAGAGACGCAGCTCGAGCCCGATCTGCCCTTCACGGCAGCGGATAGCTCTCAGCTCCAGCAAGTGTTCTTGAACGTGATCATGAACGCGCACCAAGCCATCAGGAGCATCAGGGATCGAGGCAAGATCACGGTCACCAGTCGGCTAGCTCGGCCCGATGTGATCCGGATATCCATAGAGGACGATGGTCCGGGCGTGGCACCAGAGATCGCCGGGCGGATATTCGATCCCTTCTTCACCACGAAAGAGGTCGGCGTCGGCACGGGTCTGGGGCTGTCCATCTGCTACGGCATCGTCAGTGGGCACGGGGGACGCATCTGGGTGGACAGCCCCCCGGGTGGCGGAGCCACCTTCATAATCGAGCTTCCGGTGCAGAAGGTTGTCGCCTCGGTGGATAAGCCGGCGGAGCCCCCGCCCGAGATCTACGCCGGCACGCGGGTGCTGGTGGTGGAGGACGAGGTGGCGGTGGCCGCCGTTCTCCACCGATTGCTCACCAAGAAGGGATGTCAGGTGGAATCAGTGGGGAGCGCGGTGGAGGCTCTGCAGCGGCTGGAGTCGGGCCGCTACGACGTGATCATCTCAGACATCAGGATGCCCGGCATGAGCGGCATCGCTCTGTGGGAACAGCTGCGCACCGAGCGGCCTGAGCAGGCTTCGAAGGTGATCTTTGTCACCGGAGACATGGCCAGCGTTGACACCAGCGAGTTTCTTCGCAGCGCCGGTCAACCGGTGTTGCCGAAGCCATTCGGCGCCGACGAACTGGCGCGGGCCATGGCAGACATACAGGTCAAGAGGGGTTGA